From Panicum hallii strain FIL2 chromosome 2, PHallii_v3.1, whole genome shotgun sequence, a single genomic window includes:
- the LOC112880955 gene encoding uncharacterized protein LOC112880955 yields MAKELEHLKINLPDKFVAGGIIAKLPPSWRDFATTLKHKRMEISVSDLIAFLDVEEKARAKDGRSKAVEAQTSANMVQKSHGKGKGKEKKIKPQPTTTFKKKKKFKEGQDCFVCGSTDHWAKKCPHLKGGKPSPEQKTANTVTMAGVETSGYNSLPSSARDSTVMMGNGLHATVRGVGTVDLKLTSGKIVQLKNV; encoded by the exons ATGGCCAAGGAGCTTgagcacctcaagatcaacctacccgacaagtttgtggctggTGGCATCATTGCCAAGTTGCCTCCTTCATGGAGGGATTTCGCCACTACTCTCAAACACAAGAGGATGGAGATATCAGTGTCTGATCTGATAGCATTCCTTGATGTTGAGGAAAAAGCTCGGGCCAAGGATGGGCGATCTAAGGCTGTTGAGGCCCAGACTAGTGCCAACATGGTGCAGAAGTCTCACGGCAAAGGCAAGGGCAAGGAAAAAAAGATCAAGCCGCAGCCTACCACtactttcaagaagaagaagaagttcaagGAAGGTCAAGACTGTTTTGTGTGTGGATCTACCGATCATTGGGCAAAGAAGTGCCCACACCTCAAAGGAGGGAAGCCTTCACCTGAGCAGAAGACTGCAAACACGGTCACCATGGCTGgagtggaaaccagtgggtaCAATTCTTTACCTTCG TCCGCTCGGGATTCTACAGTGATGATGGGCAATGGGTTGCATGCTACTGTTCGTGGTGTTGGCACGGTCGATCTGAAGCTTACTTCGGGAAAgatcgtgcagctgaagaacgtgtAG